Proteins from a single region of Xyrauchen texanus isolate HMW12.3.18 chromosome 7, RBS_HiC_50CHRs, whole genome shotgun sequence:
- the rgn gene encoding regucalcin isoform X1, whose product MCLVDPHFRISLEIDMSSIKVECVIKEKNEIGESPVWEERDSSLVYVDITGQRVSRWSSLTSQIESIATEKPVGSVVPRQSGGYVIGEGTRFAFVDWGKRSITTVAHLDKEKPNTRFNDGKVDPAGRFFAGTMGMELQPAVVERKQGSLYTLHPDHTVVKLFDEVDISNGLDWSLDHCIFYYIDSLAYMVEAFDYNIQTGGISNRRVVYKLEKDEGIPDGMCIDAEGKLWVACYNGGRVLRIDPQTGMRLQTVKLPVKKTTSCCFGGKDYSDLYVTTAYKGMDEDSLAKQPDAGCIFKVSGLGVKGIPPYSYTG is encoded by the exons ATGTGTCTAGTCGAtccgcacttcagaatctcactgGAAATA GACATGTCATCCATAAAGGTTGAGTGTGTAATCAAAGAAAAGAATGAGATTGGTGAGAGTCCAGTCTGGGAGGAGAGGGACTCCTCTTTGGTGTATGTTGATATTACCGGTCAAAGGGTCAGCCGATGGAGCTCTCTGACAAGTCAAATAGAGAGTATTGCTACAG AGAAACCTGTGGGCTCTGTGGTTCCACGCCAGTCAGGTGGTTACGTCATTGGAGAGGGAACTCGATTTGCGTTTGTTGACTGGGGAAAACGGTCTATTACAACAGTCGCACATTTGGACAAGGAAAAACCCAACACCCGCTTCAATGATGGAAAAGTCGATCCAGCTGGCAGGTTTTTTGCAG GTACCATGGGCATGGAGCTGCAGCCAGCAGTGGTGGAGAGAAAACAGGGATCTTTGTACACCCTCCATCCTGACCACACGGTTGTCAAGCTTTTTGACGAAGTTGACATCTCCAATGGTTTAGACTGGTCACTGGATCACTGCATCTTCTACTATATAGACAGCCTGGCGTACATGGTGGAGGCCTTTGATTATAACATCCAGACTGGAGGGATAT CAAACCGCAGAGTGGTTTACAAGTTGGAGAAAGATGAAGGCATTCCAGATGGTATGTGCATAGATGCAGAGGGCAAACTGTGGGTCGCCTGCTACAATGGAGGAAGAGTGCTTCGCATTGACCCACAAACAG GCATGCGGCTCCAAACCGTGAAACTACCAGTTAAGAAAACCACATCATGCTGTTTTGGAGGGAAGGACTACAGTGATCTCTACGTCACCACAGCATATAAAGGCATGGATGAAGATTCATTGGCCAAACAGCCTGATGCTGGCTGCATATTTAAG GTTTCCGGTTTAGGAGTGAAGGGCATTCCACCATACTCATATACTGGATGA
- the rgn gene encoding regucalcin isoform X2: protein MSSIKVECVIKEKNEIGESPVWEERDSSLVYVDITGQRVSRWSSLTSQIESIATEKPVGSVVPRQSGGYVIGEGTRFAFVDWGKRSITTVAHLDKEKPNTRFNDGKVDPAGRFFAGTMGMELQPAVVERKQGSLYTLHPDHTVVKLFDEVDISNGLDWSLDHCIFYYIDSLAYMVEAFDYNIQTGGISNRRVVYKLEKDEGIPDGMCIDAEGKLWVACYNGGRVLRIDPQTGMRLQTVKLPVKKTTSCCFGGKDYSDLYVTTAYKGMDEDSLAKQPDAGCIFKVSGLGVKGIPPYSYTG, encoded by the exons ATGTCATCCATAAAGGTTGAGTGTGTAATCAAAGAAAAGAATGAGATTGGTGAGAGTCCAGTCTGGGAGGAGAGGGACTCCTCTTTGGTGTATGTTGATATTACCGGTCAAAGGGTCAGCCGATGGAGCTCTCTGACAAGTCAAATAGAGAGTATTGCTACAG AGAAACCTGTGGGCTCTGTGGTTCCACGCCAGTCAGGTGGTTACGTCATTGGAGAGGGAACTCGATTTGCGTTTGTTGACTGGGGAAAACGGTCTATTACAACAGTCGCACATTTGGACAAGGAAAAACCCAACACCCGCTTCAATGATGGAAAAGTCGATCCAGCTGGCAGGTTTTTTGCAG GTACCATGGGCATGGAGCTGCAGCCAGCAGTGGTGGAGAGAAAACAGGGATCTTTGTACACCCTCCATCCTGACCACACGGTTGTCAAGCTTTTTGACGAAGTTGACATCTCCAATGGTTTAGACTGGTCACTGGATCACTGCATCTTCTACTATATAGACAGCCTGGCGTACATGGTGGAGGCCTTTGATTATAACATCCAGACTGGAGGGATAT CAAACCGCAGAGTGGTTTACAAGTTGGAGAAAGATGAAGGCATTCCAGATGGTATGTGCATAGATGCAGAGGGCAAACTGTGGGTCGCCTGCTACAATGGAGGAAGAGTGCTTCGCATTGACCCACAAACAG GCATGCGGCTCCAAACCGTGAAACTACCAGTTAAGAAAACCACATCATGCTGTTTTGGAGGGAAGGACTACAGTGATCTCTACGTCACCACAGCATATAAAGGCATGGATGAAGATTCATTGGCCAAACAGCCTGATGCTGGCTGCATATTTAAG GTTTCCGGTTTAGGAGTGAAGGGCATTCCACCATACTCATATACTGGATGA